The following proteins are co-located in the Neodiprion virginianus isolate iyNeoVirg1 chromosome 6, iyNeoVirg1.1, whole genome shotgun sequence genome:
- the LOC124308218 gene encoding pyruvate carboxylase, mitochondrial isoform X2, translated as MYSARRATRALSRHRVILQTWNVAKNNFATDVEYKPIRSVLVANRGEIAIRVFRACNELGIRSVAIYSEQDKMHMHRQKADEGYLVGRGLPPVQAYLNIPEIIRVAKENDVDAIHPGYGFLSERSDFAQAVVDAGIRFIGPSPKVVQQMGDKVAARQAAIGAGVPIVPGTDGPVTTADEAQDFCNKHGLPVIFKAAYGGGGRGMRVVRRMEEVRESFQRASSEAQAAFGNGAMFIEKFIERPRHIEVQLLGDHAGNVVHLYERDCSVQRRHQKVVEIAPAPSLDPKVRDKMTEHAVKLAKHVGYANAGTVEFLADESGNFYFIEVNARLQVEHTVTEEITGIDLVQSQIHIAEGMTLPELGMTQEKIVPQGFAIQCRVTTEDPAKNFQPDTGRIEVFRSGEGMGIRLDSASAFAGAIVSPYYDSLLVKVIAHAGDLQSSCAKMNRALREFRVRGVKTNIPFLLNVLENQKFLNGNVDTYFIDENPQLFQFQPSQNRAQKLLNYLGTVLVNGPSTPLATSLKPAEIKPQIPQIARGILEPPQGLRKILKEEGPEAFAKAVRAKKELLLMDTTFRDAHQSLLATRVRSHDLLQISPFVSHKFSNLYALENWGGATFDVALRFLHECPWERLEDMRKTIPNIPFQMLLRGANAVGYTNYPDNVVFKFCELAVQTGMDIFRVFDSLNYLPNLILGMEAAGKAGGVVEAAISYTGDVSDPKRTKYDLKYYTNLADELVKAGTHVLSIKDMAGLLKPKAASLLIDAIRQKQPDVPIHIHTHDTAGAGVASMLACAEAGADVVDIAVDSMSGMTSQPSMGAVVASLQGTPLDTGIKLTDISEYSAYWEQTRTLYAPFECTTTMKSGNADVYLNEIPGGQYTNLQFQAYSLGLGEFFEDVKKAYREANLLLGDIIKVTPSSKVVGDFAQFMVQNKLSAAEVLEKAEELSFPKSVVEFLQGAIGEPYGGFPEPLRSKVLKAMPRIEGRPGASLPSLDFAALKTQLKESHPHVTDKDVMSAALYPQVTEDYLNFKELFGPVDKLDTRIFLTGPKVGEEFEVTIARGKTLGIKTLAMAEDLTANGEREVFFEMNGQLRSVFIRDKEAVKELHIHPKASKSDKSQVGAPMPGTVIDIRVKVGDTVEKGAPLVVLSAMKMEMVVQAPKAGKIKSLDISQGMKLEGDDLLLTME; from the exons ATGTATTCGGCAAGAAGAGCGACGCGGGCTCTCTCCAGGCACCGGGTTATCCTCCAGACCTGGAATGTGGCTAAAAACAATTTCGCCACAGATGTCGAGTACAAGCCAATAAGAAGCGTCCTTGTAGCGAACAGAG GTGAAATCGCCATCCGAGTATTCCGGGCGTGTAACGAGCTGGGCATCCGTTCGGTCGCCATATACTCGGAGCAGGACAAAATGCACATGCACCGACAGAAAGCCGACGAGGGTTACCTGGTGGGTCGAGGCTTACCGCCGGTTCAGGCGTACCTCAACATCCCTGAGATAATCCGCGTCGCCAAGGAAAATGACGTCGATGCGATCCATCCAGGGTACGGTTTTCTCTCGGAAAGATCGGATTTTGCGCAGGCGGTAGTCGATGCCGGCATCCGGTTTATCGGCCCGAGTCCAAAGGTGGTCCAGCAGATGGGTGACAAG GTCGCCGCCAGACAAGCAGCGATCGGTGCGGGAGTTCCCATCGTCCCAGGAACTGATGGACCTGTCACGACGGCCGACGAGGCTCAAGACTTCTGCAACAAGCACGGACTTCCGGTTATATTCAAGGCTGCATACGGTGGTGGTGGTAGAG gaATGAGAGTTGTCAGACGGATGGAAGAAGTGCGAGAAAGTTTCCAACGTGCGTCATCCGAGGCTCAGGCTGCCTTCGGAAACGGAGCGATGTTCATCGAGAAGTTTATCGAGAGGCCTCGTCATATAGAAGTTCAACTGTTGGGTGACCATGCGGGAAACGTCGTTCACCTTTACGAACGAGACTGTTCAGTTCAGCGTCGTCATCAGAAG GTCGTCGAAATTGCACCGGCACCCTCACTGGACCCGAAGGTTCGTGACAAGATGACGGAGCACGCGGTGAAGCTGGCAAAACACGTTGGATACGCGAACGCGGGAACGGTTGAGTTTCTTGCTGATGAATCCGGAAATTTCTACTTCATTGAAGTTAACGCGAGGCTCCAGGTGGAGCACACTGTCACCGAGGAAATCACTGG AATCGATCTTGTCCAGTCTCAAATTCACATCGCCGAGGGCATGACTCTGCCCGAACTCGGCATGACGCAGGAGAAAATCGTGCCTCAAGGATTCGCGATTCAGTGCCGAGTCACTACCGAGGATCCAGCCAAGAACTTTCAGCCGGACACTGGGAGAATCGAGGTGTTCCGATCCGGAGAGGGAATGGGTATCCGGTTGGACAGTGCCTCGGCGTTCGCTGGGGCTATCGTATCGCCTTACTACGATTCCCTGCTGGTCAAG GTGATAGCCCACGCTGGAGACCTTCAGTCGTCCTGCGCGAAGATGAACCGAGCACTGAGGGAGTTCAGAGTCCGTGGAGTCAAGACGAACATTCCGTTTCTGTTGAACGTACTGGAGAACCAGAAGTTCCTTAACGGGAACGTGGACACCTACTTCATAGACGAAAATCCGCAGCTATTCCAATTCCAGCCCAGTCAGAATCGGGCGCAGAAGCTTCTCAACTACTTGGGAACTGTGCTCGTAAATGGGCCGAGCACCCCGCTTGCCACGTCGTTAAAACCAGCCGAAATCAAACCACAAATACCTCAAATCGCTCGAG GAATATTGGAACCACCACAAGGTCTGCGTAAAATTCTCAAAGAGGAAGGACCAGAAGCTTTCGCAAAGGCGGTTCGGGCCAAAAAAGAGTTACTGTTGATGGACACTACCTTCCGGGACGCTCATCAGTCGCTGCTAGCAACGCGTGTTCGCTCGCACGACTTGTTGCAAATTTCTCCGTTCGTTTCCCACAAATTTAGCAACTTGTACGCGCTTGAGAATTGGGGTGGTGCTACATTCGATGTAGCTTTGAGGTTCCTGCACGAATGTCCTTGGGAGCGGCTCGAAGACATGCGAAAAACCATTCCAAACATTCCGTTCCAGATGTTACTCCGCGGAGCAAACGCAGTGGGGTACACGAACTACCCTGACAACGTCGTCTTCAAATTCTGTGAGCTGGCCGTGCAGACTGGCATGGATATATTCAGGGTGTTCGACTCCTTGAATTATTTGCCAAACCTGATTCTGG GTATGGAGGCGGCTGGAAAAGCTGGTGGAGTTGTAGAGGCTGCAATTTCTTACACCGGTGATGTTAGCGATCCTAAACGCACAAAGTACGACCTGAAGTACTATACAAACTTAGCTGATGAGCTGGTGAAGGCTGGAACCCATGTTCTATCGATCAAAGACATGGCTGGTCTCTTGAAACCTAAGGCTGCTAGTTTACTGATAGATGCTATCAGGCAGAAACAACCCGACGTACCCATCCACATTCACACACACGATACAGCTGGTGCAGGAGTCGCGTCGATGTTGGCTTGTGCCGAGGCTGGAGCCGACGTCGTCGACATTGCCGTCGACAGCATGTCCGGAATGACGAGTCAGCCGTCGATGGGAGCCGTCGTTGCCTCGCTTCAAG GAACGCCATTGGACACTGGGATAAAACTTACTGATATATCTGAGTACTCGGCCTACTGGGAACAGACGCGTACCCTTTACGCACCCTTCGAATGTACGACCACGATGAAGTCCGGAAACGCTGATGTTTACCTAAACGAAATACCCGGAGGCCAGTACACCAATTTACAATTCCAAGCGTACTCTCTTGGACTTGGCGAATTCTTCGAGGACGTTAAAAAGGCCTACAGAGAAGCCAACCTCCTTCTCGGCGACATTATCAAAGTCACACCGAGCTCGAAGGTCGTTGGTGACTTTGCCCAGTTTATGGTACAAAACAAATTGTCCGCGGCTGAGGTGCTTGAAAAAGCTGAAGAGCTATCTTTCCCGAAATCCGTCGTTGAGTTCCTTCAGGGTGCCATTGGTGAGCCTTACGGAGGATTCCCAGAGCCTCTCAG GTCTAAAGTCCTGAAAGCGATGCCGCGCATCGAGGGAAGACCGGGGGCGAGTTTACCCTCGTTGGACTTCGCTGCTCTAAAGACTCAGCTCAAAGAATCTCACCCTCACGTAACCGACAAGGATGTGATGTCAGCAGCTCTGTATCCGCAAGTAACCGAGGATTACCTCAACTTCAAAGAATTGTTTGGTCCGGTGGACAAGTTGGATACGAGAATATTCCTGACTGGGCCGAAAGTTGGGGAAGAATTTGAAGTTACAATAGCGAGGGGTAAGACTCTTGGTATCAAAACTTTGGCGATGGCTGAGGACCTCACGGCAAACGGAGAACGTGAAGTATTCTTCGAGATGAACGGACAACTGAGATCGGTATTCATTAGGGATAAGGAGGCTGTGAAG GAACTACACATTCACCCTAAAGCATCGAAGTCAGACAAGAGTCAGGTTGGAGCTCCGATGCCAGGAACCGTGATCGATATAAGGGTGAAGGTTGGAGACACTGTTGAGAAGGGGGCTCCTTTGGTGGTACTTTCGGCTATGAAGATGGAAATGGTTGTGCAAGCACCAAAGGCTGGAAAGATCAAGTCGCTTGACATAAGTCAGGGTATGAAACTAGAAGGGGATGATCTTTTGCTGACTATGGAATAA
- the LOC124308218 gene encoding pyruvate carboxylase, mitochondrial isoform X3: MRVVRRMEEVRESFQRASSEAQAAFGNGAMFIEKFIERPRHIEVQLLGDHAGNVVHLYERDCSVQRRHQKVVEIAPAPSLDPKVRDKMTEHAVKLAKHVGYANAGTVEFLADESGNFYFIEVNARLQVEHTVTEEITGIDLVQSQIHIAEGMTLPELGMTQEKIVPQGFAIQCRVTTEDPAKNFQPDTGRIEVFRSGEGMGIRLDSASAFAGAIVSPYYDSLLVKVIAHAGDLQSSCAKMNRALREFRVRGVKTNIPFLLNVLENQKFLNGNVDTYFIDENPQLFQFQPSQNRAQKLLNYLGTVLVNGPSTPLATSLKPAEIKPQIPQIARDFAKLAAAEETMDPDAPGILEPPQGLRKILKEEGPEAFAKAVRAKKELLLMDTTFRDAHQSLLATRVRSHDLLQISPFVSHKFSNLYALENWGGATFDVALRFLHECPWERLEDMRKTIPNIPFQMLLRGANAVGYTNYPDNVVFKFCELAVQTGMDIFRVFDSLNYLPNLILGMEAAGKAGGVVEAAISYTGDVSDPKRTKYDLKYYTNLADELVKAGTHVLSIKDMAGLLKPKAASLLIDAIRQKQPDVPIHIHTHDTAGAGVASMLACAEAGADVVDIAVDSMSGMTSQPSMGAVVASLQGTPLDTGIKLTDISEYSAYWEQTRTLYAPFECTTTMKSGNADVYLNEIPGGQYTNLQFQAYSLGLGEFFEDVKKAYREANLLLGDIIKVTPSSKVVGDFAQFMVQNKLSAAEVLEKAEELSFPKSVVEFLQGAIGEPYGGFPEPLRSKVLKAMPRIEGRPGASLPSLDFAALKTQLKESHPHVTDKDVMSAALYPQVTEDYLNFKELFGPVDKLDTRIFLTGPKVGEEFEVTIARGKTLGIKTLAMAEDLTANGEREVFFEMNGQLRSVFIRDKEAVKELHIHPKASKSDKSQVGAPMPGTVIDIRVKVGDTVEKGAPLVVLSAMKMEMVVQAPKAGKIKSLDISQGMKLEGDDLLLTME; this comes from the exons ATGAGAGTTGTCAGACGGATGGAAGAAGTGCGAGAAAGTTTCCAACGTGCGTCATCCGAGGCTCAGGCTGCCTTCGGAAACGGAGCGATGTTCATCGAGAAGTTTATCGAGAGGCCTCGTCATATAGAAGTTCAACTGTTGGGTGACCATGCGGGAAACGTCGTTCACCTTTACGAACGAGACTGTTCAGTTCAGCGTCGTCATCAGAAG GTCGTCGAAATTGCACCGGCACCCTCACTGGACCCGAAGGTTCGTGACAAGATGACGGAGCACGCGGTGAAGCTGGCAAAACACGTTGGATACGCGAACGCGGGAACGGTTGAGTTTCTTGCTGATGAATCCGGAAATTTCTACTTCATTGAAGTTAACGCGAGGCTCCAGGTGGAGCACACTGTCACCGAGGAAATCACTGG AATCGATCTTGTCCAGTCTCAAATTCACATCGCCGAGGGCATGACTCTGCCCGAACTCGGCATGACGCAGGAGAAAATCGTGCCTCAAGGATTCGCGATTCAGTGCCGAGTCACTACCGAGGATCCAGCCAAGAACTTTCAGCCGGACACTGGGAGAATCGAGGTGTTCCGATCCGGAGAGGGAATGGGTATCCGGTTGGACAGTGCCTCGGCGTTCGCTGGGGCTATCGTATCGCCTTACTACGATTCCCTGCTGGTCAAG GTGATAGCCCACGCTGGAGACCTTCAGTCGTCCTGCGCGAAGATGAACCGAGCACTGAGGGAGTTCAGAGTCCGTGGAGTCAAGACGAACATTCCGTTTCTGTTGAACGTACTGGAGAACCAGAAGTTCCTTAACGGGAACGTGGACACCTACTTCATAGACGAAAATCCGCAGCTATTCCAATTCCAGCCCAGTCAGAATCGGGCGCAGAAGCTTCTCAACTACTTGGGAACTGTGCTCGTAAATGGGCCGAGCACCCCGCTTGCCACGTCGTTAAAACCAGCCGAAATCAAACCACAAATACCTCAAATCGCTCGAG ACTTTGCTAAGCTTGCCGCCGCTGAAGAGACGATGGATCCAGATGCTCCAG GAATATTGGAACCACCACAAGGTCTGCGTAAAATTCTCAAAGAGGAAGGACCAGAAGCTTTCGCAAAGGCGGTTCGGGCCAAAAAAGAGTTACTGTTGATGGACACTACCTTCCGGGACGCTCATCAGTCGCTGCTAGCAACGCGTGTTCGCTCGCACGACTTGTTGCAAATTTCTCCGTTCGTTTCCCACAAATTTAGCAACTTGTACGCGCTTGAGAATTGGGGTGGTGCTACATTCGATGTAGCTTTGAGGTTCCTGCACGAATGTCCTTGGGAGCGGCTCGAAGACATGCGAAAAACCATTCCAAACATTCCGTTCCAGATGTTACTCCGCGGAGCAAACGCAGTGGGGTACACGAACTACCCTGACAACGTCGTCTTCAAATTCTGTGAGCTGGCCGTGCAGACTGGCATGGATATATTCAGGGTGTTCGACTCCTTGAATTATTTGCCAAACCTGATTCTGG GTATGGAGGCGGCTGGAAAAGCTGGTGGAGTTGTAGAGGCTGCAATTTCTTACACCGGTGATGTTAGCGATCCTAAACGCACAAAGTACGACCTGAAGTACTATACAAACTTAGCTGATGAGCTGGTGAAGGCTGGAACCCATGTTCTATCGATCAAAGACATGGCTGGTCTCTTGAAACCTAAGGCTGCTAGTTTACTGATAGATGCTATCAGGCAGAAACAACCCGACGTACCCATCCACATTCACACACACGATACAGCTGGTGCAGGAGTCGCGTCGATGTTGGCTTGTGCCGAGGCTGGAGCCGACGTCGTCGACATTGCCGTCGACAGCATGTCCGGAATGACGAGTCAGCCGTCGATGGGAGCCGTCGTTGCCTCGCTTCAAG GAACGCCATTGGACACTGGGATAAAACTTACTGATATATCTGAGTACTCGGCCTACTGGGAACAGACGCGTACCCTTTACGCACCCTTCGAATGTACGACCACGATGAAGTCCGGAAACGCTGATGTTTACCTAAACGAAATACCCGGAGGCCAGTACACCAATTTACAATTCCAAGCGTACTCTCTTGGACTTGGCGAATTCTTCGAGGACGTTAAAAAGGCCTACAGAGAAGCCAACCTCCTTCTCGGCGACATTATCAAAGTCACACCGAGCTCGAAGGTCGTTGGTGACTTTGCCCAGTTTATGGTACAAAACAAATTGTCCGCGGCTGAGGTGCTTGAAAAAGCTGAAGAGCTATCTTTCCCGAAATCCGTCGTTGAGTTCCTTCAGGGTGCCATTGGTGAGCCTTACGGAGGATTCCCAGAGCCTCTCAG GTCTAAAGTCCTGAAAGCGATGCCGCGCATCGAGGGAAGACCGGGGGCGAGTTTACCCTCGTTGGACTTCGCTGCTCTAAAGACTCAGCTCAAAGAATCTCACCCTCACGTAACCGACAAGGATGTGATGTCAGCAGCTCTGTATCCGCAAGTAACCGAGGATTACCTCAACTTCAAAGAATTGTTTGGTCCGGTGGACAAGTTGGATACGAGAATATTCCTGACTGGGCCGAAAGTTGGGGAAGAATTTGAAGTTACAATAGCGAGGGGTAAGACTCTTGGTATCAAAACTTTGGCGATGGCTGAGGACCTCACGGCAAACGGAGAACGTGAAGTATTCTTCGAGATGAACGGACAACTGAGATCGGTATTCATTAGGGATAAGGAGGCTGTGAAG GAACTACACATTCACCCTAAAGCATCGAAGTCAGACAAGAGTCAGGTTGGAGCTCCGATGCCAGGAACCGTGATCGATATAAGGGTGAAGGTTGGAGACACTGTTGAGAAGGGGGCTCCTTTGGTGGTACTTTCGGCTATGAAGATGGAAATGGTTGTGCAAGCACCAAAGGCTGGAAAGATCAAGTCGCTTGACATAAGTCAGGGTATGAAACTAGAAGGGGATGATCTTTTGCTGACTATGGAATAA
- the LOC124308218 gene encoding pyruvate carboxylase, mitochondrial isoform X1, which yields MYSARRATRALSRHRVILQTWNVAKNNFATDVEYKPIRSVLVANRGEIAIRVFRACNELGIRSVAIYSEQDKMHMHRQKADEGYLVGRGLPPVQAYLNIPEIIRVAKENDVDAIHPGYGFLSERSDFAQAVVDAGIRFIGPSPKVVQQMGDKVAARQAAIGAGVPIVPGTDGPVTTADEAQDFCNKHGLPVIFKAAYGGGGRGMRVVRRMEEVRESFQRASSEAQAAFGNGAMFIEKFIERPRHIEVQLLGDHAGNVVHLYERDCSVQRRHQKVVEIAPAPSLDPKVRDKMTEHAVKLAKHVGYANAGTVEFLADESGNFYFIEVNARLQVEHTVTEEITGIDLVQSQIHIAEGMTLPELGMTQEKIVPQGFAIQCRVTTEDPAKNFQPDTGRIEVFRSGEGMGIRLDSASAFAGAIVSPYYDSLLVKVIAHAGDLQSSCAKMNRALREFRVRGVKTNIPFLLNVLENQKFLNGNVDTYFIDENPQLFQFQPSQNRAQKLLNYLGTVLVNGPSTPLATSLKPAEIKPQIPQIARDFAKLAAAEETMDPDAPGILEPPQGLRKILKEEGPEAFAKAVRAKKELLLMDTTFRDAHQSLLATRVRSHDLLQISPFVSHKFSNLYALENWGGATFDVALRFLHECPWERLEDMRKTIPNIPFQMLLRGANAVGYTNYPDNVVFKFCELAVQTGMDIFRVFDSLNYLPNLILGMEAAGKAGGVVEAAISYTGDVSDPKRTKYDLKYYTNLADELVKAGTHVLSIKDMAGLLKPKAASLLIDAIRQKQPDVPIHIHTHDTAGAGVASMLACAEAGADVVDIAVDSMSGMTSQPSMGAVVASLQGTPLDTGIKLTDISEYSAYWEQTRTLYAPFECTTTMKSGNADVYLNEIPGGQYTNLQFQAYSLGLGEFFEDVKKAYREANLLLGDIIKVTPSSKVVGDFAQFMVQNKLSAAEVLEKAEELSFPKSVVEFLQGAIGEPYGGFPEPLRSKVLKAMPRIEGRPGASLPSLDFAALKTQLKESHPHVTDKDVMSAALYPQVTEDYLNFKELFGPVDKLDTRIFLTGPKVGEEFEVTIARGKTLGIKTLAMAEDLTANGEREVFFEMNGQLRSVFIRDKEAVKELHIHPKASKSDKSQVGAPMPGTVIDIRVKVGDTVEKGAPLVVLSAMKMEMVVQAPKAGKIKSLDISQGMKLEGDDLLLTME from the exons ATGTATTCGGCAAGAAGAGCGACGCGGGCTCTCTCCAGGCACCGGGTTATCCTCCAGACCTGGAATGTGGCTAAAAACAATTTCGCCACAGATGTCGAGTACAAGCCAATAAGAAGCGTCCTTGTAGCGAACAGAG GTGAAATCGCCATCCGAGTATTCCGGGCGTGTAACGAGCTGGGCATCCGTTCGGTCGCCATATACTCGGAGCAGGACAAAATGCACATGCACCGACAGAAAGCCGACGAGGGTTACCTGGTGGGTCGAGGCTTACCGCCGGTTCAGGCGTACCTCAACATCCCTGAGATAATCCGCGTCGCCAAGGAAAATGACGTCGATGCGATCCATCCAGGGTACGGTTTTCTCTCGGAAAGATCGGATTTTGCGCAGGCGGTAGTCGATGCCGGCATCCGGTTTATCGGCCCGAGTCCAAAGGTGGTCCAGCAGATGGGTGACAAG GTCGCCGCCAGACAAGCAGCGATCGGTGCGGGAGTTCCCATCGTCCCAGGAACTGATGGACCTGTCACGACGGCCGACGAGGCTCAAGACTTCTGCAACAAGCACGGACTTCCGGTTATATTCAAGGCTGCATACGGTGGTGGTGGTAGAG gaATGAGAGTTGTCAGACGGATGGAAGAAGTGCGAGAAAGTTTCCAACGTGCGTCATCCGAGGCTCAGGCTGCCTTCGGAAACGGAGCGATGTTCATCGAGAAGTTTATCGAGAGGCCTCGTCATATAGAAGTTCAACTGTTGGGTGACCATGCGGGAAACGTCGTTCACCTTTACGAACGAGACTGTTCAGTTCAGCGTCGTCATCAGAAG GTCGTCGAAATTGCACCGGCACCCTCACTGGACCCGAAGGTTCGTGACAAGATGACGGAGCACGCGGTGAAGCTGGCAAAACACGTTGGATACGCGAACGCGGGAACGGTTGAGTTTCTTGCTGATGAATCCGGAAATTTCTACTTCATTGAAGTTAACGCGAGGCTCCAGGTGGAGCACACTGTCACCGAGGAAATCACTGG AATCGATCTTGTCCAGTCTCAAATTCACATCGCCGAGGGCATGACTCTGCCCGAACTCGGCATGACGCAGGAGAAAATCGTGCCTCAAGGATTCGCGATTCAGTGCCGAGTCACTACCGAGGATCCAGCCAAGAACTTTCAGCCGGACACTGGGAGAATCGAGGTGTTCCGATCCGGAGAGGGAATGGGTATCCGGTTGGACAGTGCCTCGGCGTTCGCTGGGGCTATCGTATCGCCTTACTACGATTCCCTGCTGGTCAAG GTGATAGCCCACGCTGGAGACCTTCAGTCGTCCTGCGCGAAGATGAACCGAGCACTGAGGGAGTTCAGAGTCCGTGGAGTCAAGACGAACATTCCGTTTCTGTTGAACGTACTGGAGAACCAGAAGTTCCTTAACGGGAACGTGGACACCTACTTCATAGACGAAAATCCGCAGCTATTCCAATTCCAGCCCAGTCAGAATCGGGCGCAGAAGCTTCTCAACTACTTGGGAACTGTGCTCGTAAATGGGCCGAGCACCCCGCTTGCCACGTCGTTAAAACCAGCCGAAATCAAACCACAAATACCTCAAATCGCTCGAG ACTTTGCTAAGCTTGCCGCCGCTGAAGAGACGATGGATCCAGATGCTCCAG GAATATTGGAACCACCACAAGGTCTGCGTAAAATTCTCAAAGAGGAAGGACCAGAAGCTTTCGCAAAGGCGGTTCGGGCCAAAAAAGAGTTACTGTTGATGGACACTACCTTCCGGGACGCTCATCAGTCGCTGCTAGCAACGCGTGTTCGCTCGCACGACTTGTTGCAAATTTCTCCGTTCGTTTCCCACAAATTTAGCAACTTGTACGCGCTTGAGAATTGGGGTGGTGCTACATTCGATGTAGCTTTGAGGTTCCTGCACGAATGTCCTTGGGAGCGGCTCGAAGACATGCGAAAAACCATTCCAAACATTCCGTTCCAGATGTTACTCCGCGGAGCAAACGCAGTGGGGTACACGAACTACCCTGACAACGTCGTCTTCAAATTCTGTGAGCTGGCCGTGCAGACTGGCATGGATATATTCAGGGTGTTCGACTCCTTGAATTATTTGCCAAACCTGATTCTGG GTATGGAGGCGGCTGGAAAAGCTGGTGGAGTTGTAGAGGCTGCAATTTCTTACACCGGTGATGTTAGCGATCCTAAACGCACAAAGTACGACCTGAAGTACTATACAAACTTAGCTGATGAGCTGGTGAAGGCTGGAACCCATGTTCTATCGATCAAAGACATGGCTGGTCTCTTGAAACCTAAGGCTGCTAGTTTACTGATAGATGCTATCAGGCAGAAACAACCCGACGTACCCATCCACATTCACACACACGATACAGCTGGTGCAGGAGTCGCGTCGATGTTGGCTTGTGCCGAGGCTGGAGCCGACGTCGTCGACATTGCCGTCGACAGCATGTCCGGAATGACGAGTCAGCCGTCGATGGGAGCCGTCGTTGCCTCGCTTCAAG GAACGCCATTGGACACTGGGATAAAACTTACTGATATATCTGAGTACTCGGCCTACTGGGAACAGACGCGTACCCTTTACGCACCCTTCGAATGTACGACCACGATGAAGTCCGGAAACGCTGATGTTTACCTAAACGAAATACCCGGAGGCCAGTACACCAATTTACAATTCCAAGCGTACTCTCTTGGACTTGGCGAATTCTTCGAGGACGTTAAAAAGGCCTACAGAGAAGCCAACCTCCTTCTCGGCGACATTATCAAAGTCACACCGAGCTCGAAGGTCGTTGGTGACTTTGCCCAGTTTATGGTACAAAACAAATTGTCCGCGGCTGAGGTGCTTGAAAAAGCTGAAGAGCTATCTTTCCCGAAATCCGTCGTTGAGTTCCTTCAGGGTGCCATTGGTGAGCCTTACGGAGGATTCCCAGAGCCTCTCAG GTCTAAAGTCCTGAAAGCGATGCCGCGCATCGAGGGAAGACCGGGGGCGAGTTTACCCTCGTTGGACTTCGCTGCTCTAAAGACTCAGCTCAAAGAATCTCACCCTCACGTAACCGACAAGGATGTGATGTCAGCAGCTCTGTATCCGCAAGTAACCGAGGATTACCTCAACTTCAAAGAATTGTTTGGTCCGGTGGACAAGTTGGATACGAGAATATTCCTGACTGGGCCGAAAGTTGGGGAAGAATTTGAAGTTACAATAGCGAGGGGTAAGACTCTTGGTATCAAAACTTTGGCGATGGCTGAGGACCTCACGGCAAACGGAGAACGTGAAGTATTCTTCGAGATGAACGGACAACTGAGATCGGTATTCATTAGGGATAAGGAGGCTGTGAAG GAACTACACATTCACCCTAAAGCATCGAAGTCAGACAAGAGTCAGGTTGGAGCTCCGATGCCAGGAACCGTGATCGATATAAGGGTGAAGGTTGGAGACACTGTTGAGAAGGGGGCTCCTTTGGTGGTACTTTCGGCTATGAAGATGGAAATGGTTGTGCAAGCACCAAAGGCTGGAAAGATCAAGTCGCTTGACATAAGTCAGGGTATGAAACTAGAAGGGGATGATCTTTTGCTGACTATGGAATAA